The sequence AGGTCGTCGGCCCGGCCGAACTCAGGGACGCCTTCGCACAGTTGGCCCGCCGCTACTCCGACGCCGCCGTCCCGGCCTCAACCGCAAGCACAACCGCGACCGCACCCACAACCACAACCACAACCACGGTCGCAGCAAGCCGAGTTGGGCCGGTGCCGCCGCCGAACTGATGCGGCATCAAGCCAAAGTGCCCCGAGTGCTGTCGGCTGCCTTCCGGGATCGATGCGGCGCTCATATCCTCGTGCGCCAATGATCACCGGCGGTGAGGGGCAGCGATGAGCGGGACCACTCGCAGAGCGTTCCTGGGTACGACCGCGGCCGCGGCCGGTGGTGGTGCCGTCCTCGGAGTCCCCCACCATGCCTCGGCGCAGAGCGGCGCCGCCCCGCAGACCGTCGCCGTACTCGGCGGGGGCGTCGCCGGGCTCACGGCCGCGCACGAACTGGCCGAACGCGGCTTCCGGGTCACGGTCTACGAACGCAGGGCGCTGGGTGGCAAGGCCCGCAGCATGGACGTGCCGGACAGCGGCACGGGCGGGCGCGGCCCTCTGCCCGGGGAACACGGTTTCCGCTTCATCCCGGGCATCTACCACAACCTCCCCGACACGATGAGACGCATCCCCTTCCCCGGCAAGCCGGGCGGTGTCCACGACAACCTCGTCGCCCCCAAGGAGATGCTGTTCGCCCGCTCGGGCGGCCGCGAGGACATCCGGATCCCCCTCCCCTGGCCCGGCAACACCCCGGCCGAACTCACCCCCGACGAGATCCGCCGCGCCCTCGCCTCGGTCCTGGACACCGCCTTCAACCTCCCGCTCCACGAGGCCCTCTACTTCGCCAACCGCTTCCTCGTCTTCCTCACCAGCTGCGACGAACGCCGCGACCAGGACTGGGAGCGGACGCCGTGGTGGGAGTTCGTACGCGCCGAGCGGATGTCGTACGACTACCAGCGCATCCTCGCCGTCGGCATCACCCGCAACATCGTGGCCACCAAGGCGGAGGAGGCCAGCACCCGTACGGTCGGCTCCGTGCTGGAGGCCTTCGCCTTCAACCTCCTCGGGCGGGGCGCGGACGGACCGCTGGACCGGATCCTCGACGCGCCCACCAACGAGGCCTGGATCAACCCCTGGGTGACGTATCTGAAGTCGCTCGGGGTCGAGTTCGAGATCGGCTGGACCGTGCTGAACCTGCCCCTGGCGGCGGGCCGGATCGCCGGGGCGGTCGTCGAGGACGCGGCGGGTGTCCGCAGAACCGTCACCGCCGACCACTACATCTCCGCCATGCCGGTCGAGCACGCCCGCCGCACCTGGAACTCCGCCGTGCGCGCCGCCGATCCCCAACTCGCCGAGTGCGACCTGCTGGAGACGGACTGGATGACCGGCATCCAGTTCTATCTGACCGAACGTACGCCGATCGTCCACGGCCACCTGGACCTCATCGACTCCCCCTGGTCGCTGACCGCCATCGCCCAGGCCCAGCACTGGCCGGGCCATGACTTCCCCGCCGACTTCGGCGACGGCACGGTCGCGGACTGTCTCTCGGTGGACGTCTCCGAGTGGGACCGGCCGGGCATCCTGTACGGCAAGACCGCCAAGCAGTGCACCCGCGCGGAGGTCGCCCGTGAGGTGTGGGCGCAGTTGAAGGCGTCGCTCAACGACAGCGGCCGTACGGTCCTCAAGGACTCGGTGCTGCATTCCTGGTTCCTCGATCCGGCCGTCGACGGCCTCGGTACCCCGAACCCGGTCAACGACGAACAGTTGCTCATCCACCCC is a genomic window of Streptomyces sp. NBC_00414 containing:
- a CDS encoding hydroxysqualene dehydroxylase; this encodes MSGTTRRAFLGTTAAAAGGGAVLGVPHHASAQSGAAPQTVAVLGGGVAGLTAAHELAERGFRVTVYERRALGGKARSMDVPDSGTGGRGPLPGEHGFRFIPGIYHNLPDTMRRIPFPGKPGGVHDNLVAPKEMLFARSGGREDIRIPLPWPGNTPAELTPDEIRRALASVLDTAFNLPLHEALYFANRFLVFLTSCDERRDQDWERTPWWEFVRAERMSYDYQRILAVGITRNIVATKAEEASTRTVGSVLEAFAFNLLGRGADGPLDRILDAPTNEAWINPWVTYLKSLGVEFEIGWTVLNLPLAAGRIAGAVVEDAAGVRRTVTADHYISAMPVEHARRTWNSAVRAADPQLAECDLLETDWMTGIQFYLTERTPIVHGHLDLIDSPWSLTAIAQAQHWPGHDFPADFGDGTVADCLSVDVSEWDRPGILYGKTAKQCTRAEVAREVWAQLKASLNDSGRTVLKDSVLHSWFLDPAVDGLGTPNPVNDEQLLIHPTGTFHHRPTSATKIPNLFLAGDYVAVPIDLATMEGANTSARQAVNALLDRVGSAAERCTVTPLYRAPEFELLKRHDRTRHLLRLPNLFDVG